One Spiroplasma sp. NBRC 100390 DNA window includes the following coding sequences:
- a CDS encoding GHMP family kinase ATP-binding protein, translated as MQIRSYGKFNLTLKVFRKNQWKKMHRIQSIIFPYKLEYDMVEVLPYQGNQTIFTCNKKELDWNNNTVLDAYHKFVTVFPKFKTIPLHINLIKNTTIGSGLGYSSSNAVAVIKIICNFFKINYYSKKVKKLIKNLSSDALFFYLEKPAIISGYGNRITYLTSNQIKKYEIPNLKIINSKISSITKDVYEEFDHNYQYYKVKKNTNIYYNMLQQPAFKINPKLKKFYMTLKKEHYNVMLSGSGGAFLVW; from the coding sequence ATGCAAATTAGATCATATGGTAAATTTAATTTAACATTAAAAGTCTTTCGTAAGAATCAATGAAAAAAAATGCATCGAATTCAAAGTATTATTTTTCCTTACAAATTAGAATATGATATGGTTGAGGTTCTACCTTATCAAGGTAATCAAACAATCTTTACTTGTAATAAGAAAGAACTTGATTGAAATAATAATACTGTTTTAGACGCTTATCATAAGTTTGTTACAGTGTTTCCTAAATTTAAAACAATTCCTTTACATATTAATTTAATTAAAAATACAACAATTGGCTCAGGGTTAGGGTATTCTTCTAGTAATGCTGTTGCTGTTATTAAAATAATTTGTAATTTTTTTAAAATTAATTATTATTCAAAAAAAGTTAAAAAATTAATTAAAAATCTTAGTTCAGATGCCTTATTTTTTTATTTAGAAAAACCAGCAATTATTTCTGGCTATGGTAATAGAATTACGTATTTAACATCGAACCAAATTAAAAAATATGAAATTCCTAATCTTAAAATTATTAATTCAAAAATTTCATCAATTACAAAAGATGTTTATGAAGAATTTGATCATAATTATCAATATTATAAAGTAAAGAAAAATACTAATATCTATTATAATATGCTGCAACAACCCGCTTTTAAAATTAATCCAAAGCTAAAAAAATTTTATATGACATTAAAAAAAGAACACTACAATGTGATGTTATCGGGCAGTGGTGGTGCTTTTTTAGTATGATAA
- the rnmV gene encoding ribonuclease M5, with protein MGTFIIVEGKTDATKLKSIFPDLKIIETGGSGITTEKLELIKKISLHNKVIIFTDPDHPGQKLRQMISDYLDNNCIHAFINKTDAIKGKKVGVAEASTLAIKNSISNLITFSNTVGDSLLWSDYINLVDSKLRRQKIINYYNLAPTNNKTTFKCLNYMNVTKDDLIKILEEK; from the coding sequence GTGGGAACATTCATTATTGTAGAAGGCAAGACAGATGCAACAAAATTGAAAAGTATTTTTCCGGACCTCAAAATCATTGAAACTGGTGGGAGCGGAATTACAACAGAAAAGCTAGAATTAATTAAAAAAATTAGTTTACATAATAAAGTGATAATTTTTACTGACCCTGATCATCCTGGTCAAAAATTACGTCAGATGATTAGTGATTATTTAGATAACAATTGTATTCATGCTTTTATCAATAAGACCGATGCAATTAAAGGAAAAAAAGTAGGAGTTGCTGAAGCTTCTACGTTAGCAATTAAGAATAGTATTAGTAATCTAATTACATTTAGCAACACAGTTGGTGATAGTTTGTTATGAAGTGATTATATTAATTTAGTTGATTCAAAATTAAGACGTCAAAAAATTATCAATTATTATAATTTAGCACCCACTAATAATAAAACAACATTTAAGTGTTTAAATTATATGAATGTGACAAAAGATGATTTAATTAAGATTTTAGAGGAGAAATAA
- the rsmA gene encoding 16S rRNA (adenine(1518)-N(6)/adenine(1519)-N(6))-dimethyltransferase RsmA, giving the protein MKKQNQEMWVEGIIAKKSKGQNFLTNAYFINKIVDSAFEFPKTNILEIGPGMGALTNEILAKANKFICVEIDPDLVRYLTIKFKNQNLKIIEADILTLDLETLFATEFSDNNPISIISNIPYYITSPIIFKLLKIKNPKVKEIILMMQKEVGERIMAQPNSKVYNNLSIVCQFYSDIEKVCLVGRNNFVPVPKVDSVVLKFKLNQKYPDLKNEEDFISFIRAMFATKRKTILNNLATILHDKTLAQNILLKLNYALNLRSESLTLNDFYILYNEVKQNEKEG; this is encoded by the coding sequence ATGAAAAAACAAAATCAGGAAATGTGAGTAGAAGGGATTATTGCCAAAAAAAGTAAAGGCCAAAATTTTTTAACAAATGCTTATTTTATTAATAAAATTGTTGATAGTGCATTTGAATTTCCAAAAACCAATATTTTAGAAATTGGTCCGGGGATGGGGGCTTTAACGAATGAAATTTTAGCAAAAGCAAATAAATTTATTTGTGTTGAAATTGATCCAGATTTAGTAAGGTATTTAACAATAAAATTCAAAAATCAAAATTTAAAAATCATTGAAGCAGATATTTTAACCCTTGACTTAGAAACTTTATTTGCAACTGAATTTTCAGATAATAATCCAATTAGTATCATCTCAAATATTCCTTATTATATTACTTCACCGATTATTTTTAAATTATTAAAAATAAAGAACCCAAAGGTAAAAGAAATTATTTTAATGATGCAGAAAGAAGTTGGTGAAAGAATTATGGCTCAACCAAATTCAAAGGTGTACAATAATCTTTCTATTGTTTGCCAATTTTATAGTGATATTGAAAAAGTTTGTTTAGTTGGACGAAATAATTTTGTTCCTGTGCCTAAAGTTGATAGTGTTGTTTTAAAATTTAAATTAAATCAAAAATATCCTGATTTAAAAAATGAGGAAGATTTTATTAGCTTTATTCGAGCCATGTTTGCAACAAAGCGAAAAACAATTTTAAATAATTTAGCAACTATTTTGCATGACAAAACATTAGCACAAAATATTTTATTGAAATTAAATTATGCTTTAAATTTAAGATCAGAAAGTTTAACCTTAAATGATTTTTATATATTATATAATGAAGTTAAACAAAATGAGAAAGAAGGTTAA
- a CDS encoding rod shape-determining protein, translating into MANYKFGKDYSFLALDLGTANTVAYVSGQGIVYNEPSMMAYDTLSNSLIALGNEAYKMVGKTHEHIRMVTPLVDGVISDMDAAQDLLKHIFSRLKLSGIWKNSLVILACPSGVTELERGALKAIAKDMGASHVLVEEEVKLAALGAGLNIGLAQGNLVIDIGGGTTDIAIISAGDIVISKSVKVAGKHLDQEIQKYIRAEYNVLIGIRTAEQIKKEIGALVKIINEKPVRAFGRDIITGLPREVMIKPEEIKNVLLAPFSRITDLLVEVLEQTPPELAGDVIRNGITICGGGALIRGIVKYFESIFQLKVKAANDPLMCVIDGAKTYEKNLGAVIERIQLLEANEYKIA; encoded by the coding sequence ATGGCTAATTATAAATTTGGAAAAGATTACTCGTTCTTAGCTTTAGACCTAGGTACAGCTAATACAGTAGCATATGTTTCAGGACAAGGAATTGTTTATAACGAACCTTCAATGATGGCATATGACACCTTAAGTAACTCATTAATTGCCTTAGGAAACGAAGCATACAAAATGGTTGGAAAAACACATGAACACATTAGAATGGTAACACCATTAGTTGATGGAGTTATTTCAGATATGGATGCTGCCCAAGATTTATTAAAACACATTTTTAGTAGATTAAAATTATCAGGAATTTGAAAAAATTCTCTAGTAATATTAGCATGCCCAAGTGGAGTTACAGAACTAGAACGTGGTGCTTTAAAAGCAATTGCAAAAGATATGGGAGCAAGTCACGTTTTAGTTGAAGAAGAAGTTAAATTAGCAGCATTAGGAGCTGGTTTAAACATCGGATTAGCACAAGGAAACTTGGTAATCGATATTGGTGGAGGAACAACTGATATAGCAATCATCTCAGCAGGTGATATTGTAATCTCAAAATCAGTTAAAGTTGCTGGAAAACACTTAGATCAAGAAATTCAAAAATACATTCGTGCCGAGTATAATGTTTTAATTGGAATTAGAACCGCCGAACAAATTAAAAAAGAAATTGGAGCATTAGTTAAAATAATTAATGAAAAACCCGTTCGTGCCTTTGGGCGTGATATTATCACTGGACTACCACGTGAAGTAATGATTAAACCCGAAGAAATTAAAAACGTTTTATTAGCACCATTCTCAAGAATCACAGACTTGTTAGTTGAAGTGTTAGAACAAACACCACCTGAATTAGCGGGAGATGTTATTAGAAATGGAATCACAATTTGTGGCGGAGGAGCTTTAATTCGTGGAATTGTTAAATATTTTGAATCAATTTTCCAATTAAAAGTAAAAGCTGCAAATGACCCATTAATGTGTGTAATTGATGGCGCTAAAACATATGAAAAAAACTTAGGTGCTGTAATTGAAAGAATTCAATTGTTAGAAGCA